TTCTCTGCATAGGTTTCAAGGCAGCTAAACTAATTTCTTGTCTTAGGTTAATTTCTGGAGTTTGATGTTTCATTGCCCAGTAAAGTTTTTCTAAAGTGTTTAACCGCATGTAAGGACACTCGTTACATGCACAGTTATTGACTGGAGGCGCAGGAATAAAAGTTTTACTTGGTTGTAACTTTTGCATTTGATAAATAATTCCTGGTTCTGTCACTACAATAAAAACTTGCTTTTCACTTTGCTGACAGTATTTTAATAAAGCAGTTGTAGAACCAATATAATTAGCATGACGTAAAATAGCGCTTTCGCACTCTGGATGTGCAATGACTTCCGCTTCAGGATACTCAACTTTTAACTGTACTATTTTACGTTCGGAAAATGTTTCATGTACGATACAACTCCCTTGCCAAAGTAGCAAGTCTCTCCCTGTTTGCTCCATCACATATCGTCCTAAGTTGCGGTCTGGGGCAAATATAATCGGTTGCTCCTTTGAAATTTGATTGACAATGTCAACTGCATTGGAACTAGTACAAATAATGTCGCTCATTGCCTTAATTTCGGCAGTGCAGTTGATGTAAGAAATTACTAAATGATCTGGATGTACCGCTTTGAATGCTGCAAACGCTTCTGGCGGACAACTATCAGCTAAAGAACATCCTGCAGCTAAATCAGGTAACAGGACAAGCTTGTCTGGGTTAAGAATTTTAGCCGTTTCCGCCATAAAATGGACACCGGCAAAGACGATGACATCAGCATCTGTGCTGGCTGCTTGACGAGAAAGCCCTAATGAGTCACCAATATAGTCAGCAATATCTTGGATCTCTGGCTCTTGGTAATAATGTGCCAGAATAACAGCATTCATTTTACCTTTTAATTCCTGAATTGCTGCAAATAAATCAACTGGTGGTTTCGTCGAGGCAGGTGCAATTGTAAACACAGTTAAAGATTGCCTAAGTTAACAAGTCATCTCCATAATTATAGTAAATTTCACTAAAACTGTAATTTGCACGGCAAATTTGGAAGTAGCTTTATTTGAAATCACTATGTCAAATATAGGCAAGCTTTTCTATCCTGGAAAAGGACAAGGCAAGGAATAAGTAGCACATGACCAGTCAGAAGACACACAAACAGTTAAAAATTGCTGTAGTTGGAGATATTCACGACCAATGGGAAGCAGCAGATGGCATTGCACTACAACAATTGGGTGTAGATTTAGTACTATTTGTGGGTGATTTTGGTAATGAGTCAGTAGAAGTAGTTCGGGCGATCGCTTCCTTAGATATTCCTAAAGCAGCAGTTTTTGGCAATCACGATGCTTGGTATACTGCTACAGACTGGGGAAGAAAGAAGTGTCCCTACAACCGAGAACAAGAAGACTGGGTACAGCAACAGATTGATTTATTCGGAGAAAACCATGTAGGCTATCAAAAACGTGACTTTCCAGAGTTAGGTCTCAGCGTTGTCGGTAGCCGCCCTTTTAGCTGGGGAGGGACAACCTGGAAAAATGCAAGTTTTTACAAAGAACGGTTTGGCGTTACAAATTTTGCGGAGTCTACCGCTTTGATGGTAGCAGCAGCAGAAAGTGCGCATCATAATAACATTATTTTTCTCGGACATAATGGTCCATTTGGACTAGGCGATCGTGCTGAAGATCCCTGTGGTAAGGATTGGCAACCATTAGGTGGCGACTTTGGCGATCCTGACTTAGCTGCAGCGATCGCTCAAACCCGTGCAGCAGGCAAAAACATTCCCTTGGTGACTTTTGGTCATATGCACCACAAACTCCGTCATACACAGCAAATGCGTAAAGCTATTACTGTTACAGAAGGAACAGTTTATTTAAATGCAGCTAGTGTGCCTCGTATAGTGCAAATAGGAAGCGATCGCCAGCGAAACTTTTCGCTTGTTGACTTACAAGGTGCTGTTGTCACTCAAGTTTCCTTGGTGTGGATAAATCAAAATTACAAAATAGCTTCTGAACAAGTTCTTTATCAAGAAAATAACTCTTTAATGCAAACCGTATAGCTGATAGAATGTATTATGGCTAATAGCCAAAAGCTAAAAACCGATTGGGAGAGGTGGCAGAGTGGTCGATTGCGTCCGACTTGAAATCGGATGAAGTGAAAGCTTCCGGGAGTTCGAATCTCCCCCTCTCCGTTATTACACCAATGCTGACGTCAATTAGATAATATTGAATAAGAATGCAAATCTATTGTTGACAAACCTTGCCAAAGCATAAACTTACTCATGATATTTTAGGATAGGTAATAAGTAAGGTATGATTCAGGAGCAATAGAGAGTTTAATCCATTTCACTCAGGTCAGTTAGTTAATAAAGAACACTCCTGATGAAAACTTACGACTGGATTGTGATCGGCAGTGGAATTACAGGTGCGGCATTAAGCTATGAGCTAGTCAAACAAGGCTTTAGTGTGTTACTTCTCGAAAAAGAAGCAACACCACACAATGCTACTTATTATAGCTATGGTGGCTTAGCATATTGGTCGGGGACAACAGATTTAACTAAACAACTATGTGATGAAGGCATTGCTCGTCATCGTTTATTATCTCAGGAGTTAAAGGCAGATACTGAGTTTCGCGAATTAGATCTGCTTCTAACCATTGACCGAGATGAAAATCTTGAAGTGATAGCAGCGTCTTATGCAAAGTTTGCTAATCCACCACAATTACTGAGTGTAGAGGAAGCTTGCGAGTTGGAACCACTACTGAATAAAGATGCGATCGCTGGGGCGCTTACAGTTAAACACGGTCACATCCATGCAGCAAAACTTGCTGAAGCATATATCCAAGCATTCTTACGTACTGGTGGGACAATGTATGTAGGGCAGGTGTGGGAGTTGCTGCGAGAAGGTCAACGCGTTACAGGAGTGAAGACGAAAACCAATACTTACCAATCTGCAAATACTGTAGTGTGTGCAGGTGGCTTTAGTCGCGCATTACTTAAATCAGCCGGAATTTCTGTTCCGGTATATTTTACTCATGCAGAAATTATTGCAACTCCACCTGTTGATATTGAGTTGCGTACTCTTGTTATGCCGGCGGATTTGCAAAGGTTTCGCTTAGAAGCTGAATCGACAACAGACAACATGTGGGATGTCATGGGGGAACCGTTACCACCAATTCTGGATGCAGGGGCAATTCAATTTCGCGATCGCCACTTATACCTTGGTCAAATCAGTCGTATAATCGCAGAACCCTTTGCACCCATTGATGCGATGAGTAGCGAAGCTGCCCTCAGAGACAGTATTGGCAAAATTTTACCAAAACTCAAAAACTTACCAGGAACGTGGCATCATTGCCTTGTTGCCTTTAGTAGCGATCACTTACCTTTAATAGGTGCTATTTCCAACTTCGAGGGTATCCACATCTTCTCTGGTTTTAGCAATCCTTTAGTCATCATCCCGCCTCTAGCACAACGATTTGCGCATTCAGTCGCAGGTCAACACGATGAAATTATTCTTCAGTTAAGTCCGCAACGCACATAAGTGCTCTGAATGTGTACACTCTTTGACAAAGATCGGGAAACATAAATCTCTACTGACCGAAAAGGGGCGAGTTTCTTTGAGAGATTCGTAGAAAAAATAGTCCCATTAAATGGTTTCAAGCCCCTGCTTAAAAGCCAGGCGAATTCCCTTGCCCCTCGCTCCTCATCCCTCTTAACTTCGTTTAGCGTACAACTGATAGAGCTAGCGCACAATTGGACTACCATGATGATGAATTAAGTACCATTGTTGTGCCATCTTTTGAAAGATATTCGTTGCTAGGGATGGTGCTTTTACCTTTCTACCTCGGCTCGACTGCAAGACGATTTCTTGAACGACTACGTAGGCAATGGCTTGGTCAATTTCTACTTTGATAACTTCTATATCTATTTCTAGAGAATTAGTATTGCGAAAGATAGATTCCCAAGAGGCTTGAATCGACTCCCATCCCATCAAAACTTTTCCACCTGGGTGAATGCACAAACTCGTTGCGCCTTGCCACCAGATGAGCCTCATACTACCGATATCCCTGTTGGAGAAGACACGGTAAAAAGCTTCATTGACCGCTATAATTGCTTCTTTATCTGATGAGTCAGTCATAGAATCATTTTACAACTGAGTGCGTCCTTACAGGAGCAAATAACAAGCGATCGCTTTTTCTTCTACTTAACCTTGGCACGCTAAAGCACATCAAGTTTTAAAGCCTGTGGTTCTCCCATCCACAAAGCATAATCAGTATGATCTTTTAAATCATTTCCTGTTAAAGGATGAATCAAAATCGTTAAACTTTTTCTATTGAGCGCCAGCCAAGATAGCAGATCTGCATAGTTGGTACGATCAAAAGCTAGCTGACAACTCCAACTTGGATGTGGTCCAACGTTTTTATGGTGCATCCGACCCACGGTTACTTGAAATAGCTTACCCGCTTCTTCACACAAAGCTTTTGCTTGCTCAACGGTTGTCTCGTCGAAGTATACATGGGCGTGATACCCCTCGATCAAACTTATATCTTGAAATTCCATTGTCTATTTTAAATAGAGAGTCATTAAAAACAAGAAACTTTACTCAAACAAGCTCTCGAACTATGTATCAAATGCACTTTTTATTCAGGATTCCTGAAAAATGTCGGTTCAATCTCCCACCATTTTTGAGTAAAAGGTTTTCGGCTAGTATTGGTACCACAATGAATTTCCCCTCCTCCTCGAAAATAAGGGTCCCAATCATCGATAAAGTGACAAATCAAACCCAAAGGTTCCAAAACTGCTTTAACATAAGCTTCAAATTGACATTGAGCATCAATATGAGGTCCAAATGGTTTAGGGATAGCAAGATGCTGATCAAGAACAATCATATTAACCATGTTGGGGAAAAAAGTTTCTGCTCGGTTATCACCATCATTCTGGAACAAAGCAGGTATATCAATAATATCTTCTTCACTTAAATCTAACTCGTGTTTAAGAATCTCTCGATTCCAGTTAATATGTTCTTGATATTGTTGGTTTTGATGAGCTAATTCCTGATTTTCAAGAATATCTACCACACTAATATCGGCAGGCTTTTTATAAAGTTGTTTTCCTTGTCGCAACAACACCTGAGAATGTCCTTCATCTCGTAAGTGGTAGAGAAGTTCATAGCACTTGTCAGGACTAGCTAAAAGCAGTTTAAATCCTTTGTACGTAGGAGCAGGAACGAAAGTCATAAATTCGTCTATGTGCCCTACACTTAGCCAATCAGAAAAGATTTCTAGGGGGGCTTGGATCTTCTGGGCAAAAAAGAAGTTTCGCAAAACTTTTAACTTGCGACGTGGTTTTTGAATGATGTCGTTACGCGTTCCTCCAAATATCAGACGACCAAAGGGATAATGAACACCTTTTACAGTGACTGGTGGAGAAACTTCTAAATTCCCAAAAGAGTCTAGCTTTGTTGCTGAATGACGACTTTTGCGAATCACATATCCAAAATCACTTCCT
The DNA window shown above is from Gloeocapsopsis sp. IPPAS B-1203 and carries:
- a CDS encoding DOPA 4,5-dioxygenase family protein; the protein is MEFQDISLIEGYHAHVYFDETTVEQAKALCEEAGKLFQVTVGRMHHKNVGPHPSWSCQLAFDRTNYADLLSWLALNRKSLTILIHPLTGNDLKDHTDYALWMGEPQALKLDVL
- a CDS encoding TIGR04168 family protein — its product is MTSQKTHKQLKIAVVGDIHDQWEAADGIALQQLGVDLVLFVGDFGNESVEVVRAIASLDIPKAAVFGNHDAWYTATDWGRKKCPYNREQEDWVQQQIDLFGENHVGYQKRDFPELGLSVVGSRPFSWGGTTWKNASFYKERFGVTNFAESTALMVAAAESAHHNNIIFLGHNGPFGLGDRAEDPCGKDWQPLGGDFGDPDLAAAIAQTRAAGKNIPLVTFGHMHHKLRHTQQMRKAITVTEGTVYLNAASVPRIVQIGSDRQRNFSLVDLQGAVVTQVSLVWINQNYKIASEQVLYQENNSLMQTV
- a CDS encoding nuclear transport factor 2 family protein yields the protein MTDSSDKEAIIAVNEAFYRVFSNRDIGSMRLIWWQGATSLCIHPGGKVLMGWESIQASWESIFRNTNSLEIDIEVIKVEIDQAIAYVVVQEIVLQSSRGRKVKAPSLATNIFQKMAQQWYLIHHHGSPIVR
- a CDS encoding FAD-binding oxidoreductase is translated as MKTYDWIVIGSGITGAALSYELVKQGFSVLLLEKEATPHNATYYSYGGLAYWSGTTDLTKQLCDEGIARHRLLSQELKADTEFRELDLLLTIDRDENLEVIAASYAKFANPPQLLSVEEACELEPLLNKDAIAGALTVKHGHIHAAKLAEAYIQAFLRTGGTMYVGQVWELLREGQRVTGVKTKTNTYQSANTVVCAGGFSRALLKSAGISVPVYFTHAEIIATPPVDIELRTLVMPADLQRFRLEAESTTDNMWDVMGEPLPPILDAGAIQFRDRHLYLGQISRIIAEPFAPIDAMSSEAALRDSIGKILPKLKNLPGTWHHCLVAFSSDHLPLIGAISNFEGIHIFSGFSNPLVIIPPLAQRFAHSVAGQHDEIILQLSPQRT
- the nadA gene encoding quinolinate synthase NadA produces the protein MFTIAPASTKPPVDLFAAIQELKGKMNAVILAHYYQEPEIQDIADYIGDSLGLSRQAASTDADVIVFAGVHFMAETAKILNPDKLVLLPDLAAGCSLADSCPPEAFAAFKAVHPDHLVISYINCTAEIKAMSDIICTSSNAVDIVNQISKEQPIIFAPDRNLGRYVMEQTGRDLLLWQGSCIVHETFSERKIVQLKVEYPEAEVIAHPECESAILRHANYIGSTTALLKYCQQSEKQVFIVVTEPGIIYQMQKLQPSKTFIPAPPVNNCACNECPYMRLNTLEKLYWAMKHQTPEINLRQEISLAALKPMQR